In one Bacteroidota bacterium genomic region, the following are encoded:
- a CDS encoding AbgT family transporter — protein MSELPTTDDSRFARFLGAVERIGNLLPHPATLFALFAFLVVLLSGLFSLIDLEATNPSSGEVIRPVNLLSVSGLHRILTEMLDNFTGFAPLGTVLVAMLGIGVAEGSGLIGASLRLLVMSAPTKLLTFVIVAAGVLSNTASEVGYVLLVPLSAIIFLAVGRHPIAGLAAAFAGVSGGYSANLFLGTVDPLLAGLSEEAAQIIDPNYLVNPAANYYFMFVSTFIIATAGTWVTEKIVIPRLGKYTGDAVPEEINPLTAKEKRGLWYALISMLVLAGLVLWGLIPENGFLREPETGSVLRSPFMQGIVAFIFISASIAGIAYGFGAGTLKSDTDVMNGMGKAMSTLGIYMVLVFFAAQFVAYFKWTNLGLIFAIKGAEALQASGLGPIPLMIAFILLSALINLAMGSASAKWAIMAPVFIPMFMLLNYSPELVQTAYRIGDSSTNIISPMMSYFALIVAFVETYDKKAGIGTVVATMLPYTLVFLAAWIVLLVAWLLFGWPVGPGAPLFLGG, from the coding sequence ATGTCTGAGTTGCCGACCACTGATGATTCCCGGTTTGCGAGGTTTTTGGGTGCGGTAGAACGCATCGGGAATTTGCTCCCGCATCCAGCAACCCTGTTTGCTCTGTTTGCCTTTTTGGTAGTTTTACTGTCCGGGTTGTTCAGCCTGATTGATTTGGAGGCCACGAACCCGTCATCGGGCGAAGTTATCCGACCTGTCAACTTGCTTTCGGTAAGCGGCCTGCACCGGATTCTGACCGAGATGCTGGATAACTTCACCGGTTTTGCGCCCCTTGGGACGGTACTCGTTGCGATGTTGGGCATTGGGGTGGCAGAGGGCAGTGGGTTGATTGGCGCCAGTTTGCGATTGCTCGTGATGTCTGCACCTACAAAACTGTTAACGTTTGTTATTGTGGCTGCAGGTGTGCTCTCAAATACGGCAAGCGAAGTAGGCTACGTGTTGCTGGTGCCTCTGAGTGCTATCATTTTCCTCGCTGTTGGCAGGCATCCTATTGCCGGATTAGCGGCCGCTTTTGCTGGTGTTTCCGGTGGCTATAGCGCCAATCTGTTTTTGGGTACGGTCGATCCGTTGCTAGCCGGCCTGTCTGAAGAAGCTGCACAGATTATCGATCCCAATTACCTGGTGAACCCTGCGGCAAACTATTACTTTATGTTTGTATCGACGTTCATCATCGCAACAGCGGGTACCTGGGTTACCGAAAAAATTGTCATCCCGCGACTCGGCAAATACACGGGTGATGCCGTACCCGAGGAAATAAATCCACTAACGGCAAAAGAAAAACGCGGCCTTTGGTATGCTTTGATCAGCATGCTGGTGTTAGCGGGACTTGTGCTATGGGGGCTTATTCCTGAAAACGGATTTTTGCGGGAGCCGGAGACAGGCAGCGTGTTACGGTCGCCCTTTATGCAGGGGATTGTCGCGTTTATCTTTATAAGCGCCAGTATAGCCGGCATTGCTTACGGCTTTGGTGCCGGCACGCTCAAATCCGACACCGACGTAATGAACGGCATGGGCAAAGCCATGTCAACGCTCGGTATCTACATGGTGCTTGTGTTTTTCGCAGCGCAGTTTGTGGCCTACTTCAAGTGGACCAATCTCGGGTTGATTTTCGCCATCAAAGGTGCTGAGGCGTTGCAGGCATCCGGATTAGGGCCTATTCCATTAATGATTGCGTTTATCCTGCTCTCAGCACTGATCAACCTTGCGATGGGGAGTGCTTCAGCCAAGTGGGCCATCATGGCACCGGTCTTCATTCCAATGTTTATGCTGCTCAACTATTCACCTGAGCTGGTGCAGACGGCTTACCGGATCGGAGATAGCTCCACGAACATCATTTCACCCATGATGTCGTATTTCGCGCTGATTGTGGCGTTTGTGGAGACGT
- a CDS encoding aminotransferase class V-fold PLP-dependent enzyme encodes MIDSPTTRRETTSALEHYFQQFREGIIGNNQTFETPFGKQQIVYADWIASGRLYGPIEQKIQETFGPFVGNTHSESSITGTCMTRAYHDAHRIIKAHVNAGPDDVIITAETGMTGVICKFQRILGLKLPSNLKAEINIPPAKRPVVFITHMEHHSNQTSWLETIADVIQLPADDEGFVNLESMHNMLLEYKDRPLKIGSFTSCSNVTGVQTPYHAMSKIMHQHGGYCFVDFAASAPYVDIDMHPEDPMEKLDAVFFSPHKFLGGPGTSGCLIFDSSLYQNSVPDNPGGGTVMWTNPWGEHNYFPDIEAREDGGTPGFLQAIRTALAIKLKEDMGVANMAAREKELLAIAFDQLRQIPRLHILADHIEDRLGVISFYVEDIHYNLLVKLLNDRYGIQVRGGCSCAGTYGHFLLHVDRALSKSITDQIDSGDLSAKPGWVRLSIHPTLEEKTLHYILEALAAIVDNIDAWQKDYAYCNLSNEFTHVDGDCLEKINLESWFEFK; translated from the coding sequence ATGATTGATTCTCCAACCACACGCCGCGAAACCACTTCTGCACTGGAGCACTATTTCCAGCAGTTTCGCGAAGGTATTATCGGCAACAACCAGACGTTTGAGACGCCTTTTGGTAAGCAACAGATTGTTTATGCAGACTGGATTGCCAGTGGCCGGCTTTACGGCCCTATCGAACAGAAAATCCAGGAGACCTTCGGGCCTTTTGTCGGCAATACGCATTCGGAATCAAGCATCACTGGCACCTGCATGACCCGCGCCTACCACGATGCACACCGCATCATCAAGGCGCACGTGAACGCAGGTCCGGACGACGTGATTATCACCGCAGAAACCGGCATGACGGGTGTAATTTGCAAGTTTCAGCGCATCCTGGGCCTGAAGCTGCCCTCTAATCTCAAAGCCGAGATCAACATTCCGCCGGCGAAACGTCCGGTAGTGTTTATCACCCACATGGAGCACCACTCCAACCAAACCTCCTGGCTGGAGACCATCGCCGACGTAATACAGCTGCCGGCTGACGACGAAGGATTTGTCAATCTTGAGTCGATGCACAACATGCTGCTGGAATACAAGGACCGGCCGCTCAAAATAGGCTCGTTCACCAGTTGCTCCAATGTAACAGGGGTTCAGACTCCCTACCATGCCATGTCGAAGATCATGCACCAGCATGGCGGGTACTGTTTTGTAGATTTTGCAGCCTCGGCCCCTTATGTAGATATTGACATGCATCCGGAAGATCCTATGGAGAAACTGGATGCTGTCTTCTTCTCACCCCACAAATTCCTTGGTGGGCCAGGTACATCTGGATGTCTCATTTTCGACTCATCGCTATACCAAAACTCTGTCCCTGACAACCCCGGGGGTGGTACAGTTATGTGGACGAATCCATGGGGCGAGCACAATTACTTCCCTGATATCGAAGCGCGAGAAGATGGGGGCACGCCAGGCTTTCTGCAGGCTATCCGTACGGCACTTGCGATTAAGCTGAAAGAAGACATGGGTGTGGCCAATATGGCAGCACGTGAAAAAGAACTGCTTGCGATCGCATTTGATCAGCTACGGCAGATACCGCGGCTGCATATTCTCGCTGATCATATAGAAGACCGCCTGGGTGTTATCTCGTTTTATGTGGAGGACATCCACTACAACTTGTTGGTAAAACTGCTGAACGATCGCTATGGCATCCAGGTGCGTGGCGGGTGTTCTTGCGCCGGCACCTATGGCCACTTCCTGTTGCACGTAGACAGGGCACTCTCCAAATCAATCACAGATCAGATCGACAGTGGCGACCTGTCTGCTAAACCAGGCTGGGTCCGGCTCTCCATCCACCCTACCCTTGAAGAGAAAACCCTGCACTATATCCTCGAGGCCCTCGCCGCCATTGTTGACAATATTGACGCGTGGCAGAAAGACTACGCGTATTGTAACCTGAGCAACGAGTTCACCCACGTCGATGGAGACTGCCTCGAAAAAATCAACCTGGAAAGCTGGTTCGAATTCAAGTAA